The genomic window TCTGATGCACCCTACTCTATGTGCCAGTTGCGTAAGTCCTATTTAATAAAAAGGTTTGAGTTTTTTTATACGCTCTTTAAGAAGGGCTGCGCTTTTCTTGCGCTGCTAGGTAAAGCTTGCTCCATTCGCCCATGACCTGATTGGTTTTCAGGTTCAAATCTTGGGCGATCGCTTCTAGGGTTTTGCCAGTTGCCAGTTTGTCCAGGAGTAGGCGTTGCTCAGGCGTGAGGCTTGAACAGTATTCCTGCCATTGGCTCGGTGTCAAACCCAGGTGGTGTTCCTGTAAGGAAGTTTCTAGCCAATTGGCTACTAATTCAGGTTGGATTTTGAGGGCAAAGACTCTCACGGCGTGGTAGCTAATTTTTTCCCGCAGCCGATAAATTTCCTTGATCGGCTTGTCCAAGGTACGGGCGATCTCTTCCTGGGAGCGACCCTGGAGATAAAGCTCCAGCCAATCTTGAGCGACTGGGCCGACGGTTTGAACCAGGTAAGACTCAAATTCCTGTTTTACAGATGTCCGCGCTGCCATTCTTTCTTCCCAAGCTTGGGTTTCTTGATACTGAGCCATTGCTTGGGCGTCTAGCAGACTGACTGGGTTGTCTGCATCTTCCGGCATCACTTCTTCGGAAACTAGCCGCACTAGGTCGCCTGTTGGCACGTGGGTGATACCTCCCCGTCCCGATCGACGCAGGTAGTTGACAAAACGGTAAAGCAGCAGCGGTTGGTTGCGGATGGGCCGCAGGCAGTATTCTTCGGCGGAAGCAAGCAGTAGGGCGTTTCGCAGTCGGGAATCCGAGCTGCACTTGGTAATCCAGGCGATTTGCTGCTGCAAATAGCGATCGCTGTGTAACAATTCTTGAATTACTTCTTGTAAGACATCGACCACAGCCCGGTGGCGATCGCGGCTGAGGGAGACCCAAGTCTTTATTTTATTTCGCAGCATTACCAGAGAACCCAGCCGAGTAATCAAATTACGATAAGCTCGCTCTGGCCCGACTCCCAGATACCGATGCAGTAAAATGCGGTAGCGATAGTCCATTGCTTGCTCGGCA from Argonema galeatum A003/A1 includes these protein-coding regions:
- a CDS encoding HetZ-related protein 2, with the protein product MQIAEKLAQNWLARLQVDCPNYDRATYESIISWLLGKDLARFEELTASQLAIAEQAMDYRYRILLHRYLGVGPERAYRNLITRLGSLVMLRNKIKTWVSLSRDRHRAVVDVLQEVIQELLHSDRYLQQQIAWITKCSSDSRLRNALLLASAEEYCLRPIRNQPLLLYRFVNYLRRSGRGGITHVPTGDLVRLVSEEVMPEDADNPVSLLDAQAMAQYQETQAWEERMAARTSVKQEFESYLVQTVGPVAQDWLELYLQGRSQEEIARTLDKPIKEIYRLREKISYHAVRVFALKIQPELVANWLETSLQEHHLGLTPSQWQEYCSSLTPEQRLLLDKLATGKTLEAIAQDLNLKTNQVMGEWSKLYLAAQEKRSPS